One window from the genome of Methylomarinovum caldicuralii encodes:
- a CDS encoding DUF3450 family protein, translating into MRFPTWLLAACLLLPISAAAADLDQLLAEVKRQQTRLSQVDRQREARFLAEKQRRQQLLAEAKARLKALEKQAEDLKAEFETNRQALLELEEKLQASSGVLGEIVGTVRQVAGDLKADLQQSLVSAQYPGRAARLAPIADSKRLPTLEQLQTLWTLMLEEMTEAGKVVRFQREILASDGKPFETDVVRIGVFNAIAAPGYLRYLPETEQLMVLSRQPEGKPLRLARDFLSAQGDRAPVAIDPTRGVLLEMLTHTPNVWERIQQGGLIGYIILALGAIGLVIVAVRLTVLWRVGKRVEAQLEEVEQPRDDNPLGRIFLTALGAKSTDPETLEALLDEAILREIPPLERGQSLVKLLAAVAPLLGLLGTVTGMIQTFQAISLFGTGDPKLMAGGISQALVTTMLGLAVAIPLLFLHALLASRSRTIILILEEQSAGLVSQILEKHRG; encoded by the coding sequence ATGAGATTCCCGACCTGGCTGCTGGCGGCGTGTCTGCTTCTTCCCATCAGCGCAGCGGCGGCGGATCTCGACCAGCTGCTGGCCGAAGTCAAACGCCAGCAGACCCGGCTGTCCCAGGTGGACAGGCAGCGCGAAGCCCGTTTTCTGGCAGAGAAACAGCGCCGCCAGCAATTGCTGGCCGAGGCCAAAGCCCGGCTCAAGGCACTGGAGAAACAGGCCGAGGATCTCAAGGCCGAGTTCGAAACCAACCGCCAGGCTCTGCTGGAACTGGAAGAGAAACTCCAGGCCAGCAGCGGGGTCTTGGGGGAAATCGTCGGCACCGTGCGCCAGGTCGCCGGCGATCTGAAGGCCGATTTGCAGCAGTCGCTGGTTTCGGCCCAGTACCCGGGGCGGGCCGCCAGGCTGGCGCCCATCGCCGACAGCAAGCGCCTGCCCACTCTGGAACAGCTGCAGACCCTCTGGACCTTGATGCTGGAGGAAATGACCGAAGCCGGCAAAGTGGTCCGCTTTCAGCGGGAGATTCTCGCCAGTGACGGCAAACCCTTCGAAACCGACGTGGTTCGCATCGGCGTCTTCAATGCCATTGCCGCGCCCGGCTATCTGCGTTATCTGCCGGAAACCGAACAGCTGATGGTGCTGTCGCGCCAGCCTGAGGGCAAACCGCTGAGGCTGGCCCGCGACTTTCTAAGCGCCCAGGGTGACCGGGCGCCGGTGGCCATCGACCCGACCCGGGGCGTGCTCCTGGAAATGCTGACCCACACTCCGAATGTCTGGGAACGCATTCAGCAGGGCGGACTGATCGGTTACATCATCCTGGCGCTGGGCGCGATCGGGCTGGTGATCGTCGCCGTCCGCCTGACGGTGCTGTGGCGTGTCGGCAAACGGGTGGAGGCACAGCTGGAGGAAGTGGAACAACCGCGCGACGACAATCCCCTGGGCCGCATCTTCCTGACGGCGCTGGGCGCCAAAAGCACCGATCCCGAAACCCTGGAAGCGCTGCTCGACGAGGCGATCCTGCGGGAGATCCCGCCGCTGGAGCGGGGCCAGTCGCTGGTGAAACTGCTCGCCGCCGTCGCTCCCCTGCTCGGTCTGCTCGGCACCGTCACCGGCATGATCCAGACCTTCCAGGCGATCAGCCTGTTCGGCACCGGGGATCCCAAGCTGATGGCCGGCGGCATCTCCCAGGCCCTGGTCACCACCATGCTGGGGCTTGCGGTGGCGATCCCGCTGCTGTTCCTCCACGCCCTCCTGGCCAGCCGCAGCCGCACGATCATTTTGATCCTGGAGGAGCAAAGCGCGGGGCTGGTCAGCCAGATCCTGGAAAAACACCGCGGATGA
- a CDS encoding MotA/TolQ/ExbB proton channel family protein, with product MTMAWIEAVNDFIAQGGTVVKLILVAAVMLWTLVTERYLFFLWVYPRLQRQWLQRWHQRRDKHSWYALKIRERLISEARLQLRRTLPLIKVLVSLSPLLGLFGTVNGMIHMFDALAVFGTGNARAMATHISHATLPTLAGMTLAIAGLYASQRIERRVEAATRHLSDQLHFE from the coding sequence ATGACGATGGCGTGGATCGAGGCCGTCAACGATTTCATCGCCCAGGGGGGGACGGTGGTCAAGCTGATCCTGGTGGCCGCGGTGATGCTGTGGACCCTGGTGACGGAGCGTTATCTGTTTTTCCTCTGGGTCTATCCGCGCTTGCAGCGCCAATGGCTGCAGCGCTGGCACCAGCGCCGGGACAAACACTCCTGGTACGCGCTCAAGATCCGCGAACGCCTGATTTCCGAAGCCCGCCTGCAGCTGCGCCGCACCCTGCCGCTGATCAAGGTCCTCGTCTCCCTGAGCCCGCTGCTGGGGCTGTTCGGAACCGTGAACGGCATGATCCACATGTTCGACGCCCTGGCCGTGTTCGGCACCGGCAACGCCCGCGCCATGGCGACCCACATCTCCCACGCCACCCTGCCCACCCTGGCCGGCATGACCCTGGCGATCGCCGGGTTGTATGCCAGCCAGCGGATTGAAAGACGGGTGGAAGCCGCAACCCGCCACTTGAGCGACCAGCTCCACTTCGAATGA
- a CDS encoding biopolymer transporter ExbD, producing the protein MRRHRYQPADDDSGEINLTPMLDIIFIMLIFFIVTTSFVKEAGIEVNRPSAQTAERQEHGNIVVAIKANGEIWIDKRPVDIRAVRAVVARLRAENPLGTVIIAADRDAKVSILTRVMDQIRLAGVTDMAIAATAEPR; encoded by the coding sequence ATGCGACGCCACCGTTACCAGCCAGCCGATGACGACAGCGGGGAAATCAACCTGACCCCGATGCTCGACATCATTTTCATCATGCTGATTTTCTTCATCGTCACCACCTCCTTCGTCAAGGAAGCCGGCATCGAGGTCAACCGCCCCAGTGCCCAAACCGCCGAGCGCCAGGAGCACGGCAACATCGTCGTCGCCATCAAGGCAAACGGGGAAATCTGGATCGACAAGCGGCCGGTGGACATCCGCGCGGTTCGCGCCGTCGTCGCCCGGCTGCGGGCCGAGAACCCCCTCGGGACAGTCATCATCGCCGCCGACCGGGACGCCAAGGTCAGCATCCTGACCCGGGTGATGGATCAAATCCGTCTGGCCGGGGTTACCGACATGGCCATCGCCGCCACCGCAGAACCGCGATGA
- a CDS encoding energy transducer TonB, with protein sequence MTPSPRHLWLPALLLGSAITLGLFWLMALMVQGGQLELQKTEARRLVDFIRLKQAPKPPPPTRRPPPKPPEKEPPPPQPQLATPRPVANVTPDIDIPALDVPLSSRLQGSLLAGIDVAKAGPKASGQVIPLVRIKPRYPMRARMRRIEGWVKLEFTITPEGTVTDVKVVESHPKGVFERAAIKAISLWKFKPLIADGRPTAQRAVQVLEFKLQK encoded by the coding sequence ATGACGCCTTCTCCCCGTCATCTCTGGCTACCGGCGCTGCTGCTGGGATCGGCCATCACCCTGGGTCTGTTCTGGTTGATGGCGCTGATGGTCCAGGGTGGCCAGTTGGAGCTGCAAAAGACCGAGGCCAGGCGGCTGGTGGATTTCATCCGCCTCAAGCAGGCGCCCAAACCGCCGCCCCCCACTCGGCGTCCCCCGCCCAAACCGCCGGAGAAGGAGCCGCCGCCACCCCAGCCACAGCTGGCCACCCCCAGACCGGTGGCCAACGTCACCCCGGACATCGACATCCCAGCGCTGGACGTTCCCCTGTCGAGCCGGCTGCAGGGATCGCTGCTGGCGGGGATCGACGTCGCCAAAGCCGGTCCCAAGGCCAGCGGCCAGGTGATCCCGCTGGTGCGCATTAAGCCGCGTTATCCGATGCGGGCCCGGATGCGCCGGATCGAGGGGTGGGTCAAACTGGAATTCACCATCACCCCGGAAGGCACCGTCACCGATGTCAAAGTGGTGGAATCCCATCCCAAAGGCGTCTTCGAACGGGCCGCCATCAAGGCGATCTCGCTCTGGAAATTCAAGCCCCTGATCGCCGACGGCCGGCCGACGGCCCAGCGTGCGGTCCAGGTTCTGGAATTCAAACTACAGAAATGA